One window of the Bradyrhizobium sp. NP1 genome contains the following:
- a CDS encoding DUF1330 domain-containing protein has product MAKGYWIGRVDVHNDEGYTAYAAANPAIFKKFGGRYVVRGGKHEGVEGQSRARNVVIEFADYETALACYRSPEYQANIKVRRPHSIADLIIVEGYDGPQP; this is encoded by the coding sequence ATGGCAAAAGGCTACTGGATCGGACGCGTCGACGTTCACAACGATGAAGGCTACACGGCCTATGCGGCGGCCAATCCGGCCATCTTCAAGAAATTTGGCGGCCGCTATGTGGTGCGCGGCGGCAAGCATGAGGGCGTCGAAGGCCAGAGCCGCGCACGCAACGTGGTGATCGAGTTTGCCGACTATGAAACCGCGCTCGCTTGTTATCGGTCGCCGGAATATCAGGCCAATATCAAGGTGCGGCGGCCGCATTCGATAGCCGACCTCATCATCGTCGAGGGCTATGACGGCCCGCAGCCCTGA
- the pyrF gene encoding orotidine-5'-phosphate decarboxylase, whose amino-acid sequence MQPQTIPPRDRLIVALDLPGVAQAEAMIAGLGDSVNFYKIGYQLGFAGGLALAKQLADAGKKVFVDLKLHDIGNTVGRGVESVAKLGATFLTVHAYPQTMKAAVEARAGSSLKILAVTVLTSYDDDDLHAAGYRLNVADLVAARAQQAQVLGVDGLVSSPEEAAGLRKIVGHQMRLVTPGIRPAGAATGDQKRIMTPARAIAAGADYLVVGRPIVEASDPRAAAEAIQAEIREALG is encoded by the coding sequence ATGCAACCACAAACGATCCCGCCACGTGACCGCCTGATCGTCGCGCTCGACCTGCCCGGAGTGGCGCAGGCCGAAGCGATGATCGCAGGGCTCGGTGACAGCGTGAATTTCTACAAGATCGGCTATCAGCTCGGCTTTGCCGGCGGGCTCGCGCTGGCGAAACAGCTTGCGGACGCCGGCAAGAAAGTTTTCGTCGACCTGAAACTGCACGATATCGGCAACACGGTCGGACGCGGGGTCGAGAGCGTCGCAAAGCTCGGCGCAACCTTCCTCACCGTGCACGCCTATCCGCAAACGATGAAAGCGGCCGTCGAAGCGCGCGCCGGCTCGAGCCTGAAGATCCTCGCCGTCACCGTGCTGACCTCCTATGACGACGACGACCTGCACGCGGCGGGCTATCGCCTCAACGTCGCCGATCTGGTCGCGGCGCGCGCCCAGCAGGCGCAGGTGCTCGGCGTCGACGGCCTTGTGAGCTCGCCGGAGGAGGCGGCCGGCCTGCGCAAGATCGTCGGCCACCAGATGAGGCTGGTGACGCCGGGCATCCGTCCGGCGGGTGCTGCCACTGGCGACCAGAAGCGCATCATGACGCCGGCGCGCGCGATCGCGGCCGGCGCGGATTATCTCGTTGTCGGACGGCCGATCGTCGAAGCCAGCGATCCCAGGGCGGCGGCGGAGGCGATCCAGGCCGAGATCAGAGAAGCGCTGGGGTGA
- the rph gene encoding ribonuclease PH, whose translation MRPSRRAPDELRAVSLERGVVKYAEGSCLVKFGDTHVLVTATLEERLPPWLRGQGRGWVTAEYGMLPRATLERTRREATAGKQGGRTVEIQRLIGRSLRAAIDLEALGERQITIDCDVLQADGGTRTASITGGWVALADCIGWMKARNMIKAEVLRANVAAISCGIYDGTPVLDLDYAEDSDADTDANFVMTGDGRIIEVQGTAEKTPFTQEEFLALMALAKKGVTRLVDLQKLAVA comes from the coding sequence ATGCGGCCAAGCCGCCGTGCACCCGATGAACTGCGCGCCGTGTCGCTGGAGCGGGGCGTCGTCAAATATGCGGAGGGTTCCTGCCTCGTCAAATTCGGCGACACGCATGTGCTGGTCACCGCGACGCTGGAGGAACGCCTGCCGCCCTGGCTGAGGGGCCAGGGCCGGGGCTGGGTCACGGCCGAATACGGCATGCTGCCGCGCGCGACCCTGGAACGCACGCGCCGGGAGGCCACCGCCGGCAAGCAGGGCGGGCGCACCGTCGAGATCCAGCGCCTGATCGGCCGATCGCTGCGCGCCGCCATCGACCTCGAGGCCCTGGGCGAGCGCCAGATCACCATCGATTGCGACGTGCTGCAGGCCGACGGCGGCACCCGCACCGCCTCGATCACCGGCGGCTGGGTCGCACTCGCCGACTGCATCGGCTGGATGAAGGCGCGCAATATGATCAAGGCCGAGGTGCTGCGCGCCAATGTCGCAGCGATCTCCTGCGGCATCTACGACGGCACGCCCGTGCTCGACCTCGACTATGCCGAGGACTCGGACGCCGACACCGACGCCAATTTCGTGATGACCGGCGACGGCCGCATCATCGAGGTGCAGGGCACCGCGGAGAAGACCCCGTTCACGCAGGAGGAGTTCCTGGCGCTGATGGCGCTGGCCAAGAAGGGCGTGACGCGGCTGGTCGACCTGCAGAAGCTCGCGGTCGCATAA
- the hemW gene encoding radical SAM family heme chaperone HemW, giving the protein MSRADQEAFGVYVHWPFCLSKCPYCDFNSHVRHAAIDEDRFARAFAAEIETMAARTGARTVTSIFLGGGTPSLMQPKTVGAILDAIGRHWQVASDAEVTLEANPTSVEATRFAGYRAAGVNRVSLGVQALDDASLKELGRLHSAREALDAVAIARKAFDRYSFDLIYARPGQTPAMWASELKRAIDEAAEHLSLYQLTIEEGTPFFGLHAAGKLRTPDEAAARALYDVTQEICAQLGLPAYEISNHARPGAECRHNLVYWRGQEYAGIGPGAHGRLDIDGVRHAIATEKRPESWLMRVEANGHGVVVDDDLSSEERADEFLLMGLRLAEGIDPRRYAALAGRRLDADRIASLREQGAIAVDSDGRLRVTQAGFPVLDAVVADLAA; this is encoded by the coding sequence TTGAGCCGCGCTGACCAGGAAGCCTTTGGCGTCTACGTGCATTGGCCGTTCTGCCTGTCGAAGTGTCCGTACTGCGATTTCAACAGCCATGTCCGCCATGCCGCGATCGACGAGGACCGCTTCGCGCGGGCTTTTGCCGCGGAGATCGAAACCATGGCCGCGCGCACGGGTGCGCGCACGGTGACCTCGATCTTCCTCGGCGGCGGCACTCCGTCTCTGATGCAACCGAAGACGGTCGGCGCGATCCTCGATGCGATCGGCAGGCATTGGCAGGTCGCAAGCGACGCCGAGGTGACGCTGGAGGCCAACCCGACCAGCGTCGAGGCGACGCGCTTTGCCGGCTATCGCGCGGCCGGCGTCAACCGTGTCTCGCTCGGCGTGCAGGCCCTCGACGATGCCTCGCTGAAGGAGCTGGGACGGCTGCACAGCGCGCGCGAGGCGCTGGACGCGGTTGCGATCGCGCGGAAAGCCTTCGATCGCTACTCGTTCGACCTGATCTATGCCCGGCCCGGCCAGACGCCGGCAATGTGGGCCAGTGAGCTGAAGCGCGCGATCGACGAGGCGGCCGAACATCTGTCGCTCTATCAGCTGACGATCGAGGAAGGCACGCCGTTCTTCGGCCTGCATGCCGCAGGCAAATTGCGAACGCCGGACGAGGCGGCCGCCCGCGCACTCTATGACGTGACGCAGGAGATTTGCGCGCAGCTTGGACTCCCCGCCTACGAGATCTCCAATCACGCCCGGCCAGGCGCCGAATGCCGACACAATTTGGTCTATTGGCGTGGTCAGGAATACGCCGGCATCGGCCCGGGCGCCCATGGCCGCCTGGATATCGACGGCGTCAGGCACGCGATCGCGACCGAGAAGCGCCCCGAGAGCTGGCTGATGCGCGTCGAAGCGAACGGCCATGGCGTGGTGGTCGATGACGACCTCAGCAGCGAGGAGCGTGCCGACGAGTTCCTGCTGATGGGGTTGCGCCTCGCCGAAGGCATCGACCCCCGGCGTTACGCGGCCTTGGCGGGACGCCGGCTTGATGCGGACCGGATCGCGTCGCTGCGCGAGCAGGGCGCGATCGCCGTCGATAGTGACGGCCGGCTGCGCGTGACGCAGGCCGGCTTCCCCGTGCTCGACGCGGTCGTGGCGGATCTCGCAGCCTAG
- the dnaK gene encoding molecular chaperone DnaK, with the protein MAKVIGIDLGTTNSCVAVMDGKTAKVIENAEGMRTTPSIVAFTDDGERLVGQPAKRQAVTNPERTFFAVKRLIGRRYDDPMVEKDKKLVPYKIVKASNGDAWVEADGKTYSPSQISAFILQKMKETAEAHLGQKVEQAVITVPAYFNDAQRQATKDAGKIAGLEVLRIINEPTAAALAYGLDKSKSGTIAVYDLGGGTFDISILEIGDGVFEVKSTNGDTFLGGEDFDMRLVNYLADEFQKEQGINLRNDKLALQRLKEAAEKAKIELSSTTQTEINLPFITADQTGPKHLTMKLTRAKFEALVDDLVQKTIEPCRKALKDAGLTAGEIGEVVLVGGMTRMPKVQEVVKQLFGKEPHKGVNPDEVVAIGAAIQAGVLQGDVKDVLLLDVTPLSLGIETLGGVFTRIIDRNTTIPTKKSQVFSTAEDNQNAVTIRVFQGEREMAADNKMLGQFDLMGIPPAPRGMPQIEVTFDIDANGIVNVSAKDKATGKEQQIRIQASGGLSEADIDKMVKEAEVNAAADKKRREAVDAKNHADALVHSTEKALAEHGSKIAESERRAIEDAVGDLKEALKGDDAEAIKAKTNTLAQASMKLGEAMYKQQAESDAAKDAAKDDVVDAEFTEVDDDKKKSA; encoded by the coding sequence ATGGCAAAGGTCATCGGGATCGATCTCGGCACGACGAATTCGTGCGTTGCCGTAATGGACGGCAAAACAGCAAAAGTCATCGAAAATGCGGAGGGCATGCGGACGACGCCCTCGATCGTCGCTTTCACCGATGATGGTGAGCGGCTGGTCGGGCAGCCGGCCAAGCGCCAGGCCGTCACCAATCCCGAGCGCACCTTCTTCGCCGTCAAGCGCCTGATCGGCCGCCGCTATGACGATCCGATGGTCGAGAAGGACAAGAAGCTCGTCCCCTACAAGATCGTCAAGGCCTCCAACGGAGACGCCTGGGTCGAGGCCGACGGCAAGACCTATTCCCCCTCGCAGATTTCCGCCTTCATCCTGCAGAAGATGAAGGAGACCGCCGAGGCGCATCTCGGCCAGAAGGTCGAACAGGCCGTCATCACCGTTCCTGCCTATTTCAACGACGCCCAGCGCCAGGCCACCAAGGACGCCGGCAAGATCGCCGGCCTTGAAGTGCTGCGCATCATCAACGAGCCGACCGCGGCTGCGCTCGCCTATGGCCTCGACAAGTCGAAATCCGGCACCATCGCCGTCTACGACCTTGGCGGCGGCACGTTCGACATCTCGATCCTGGAGATCGGCGACGGCGTGTTCGAGGTGAAGTCGACCAACGGCGATACCTTCCTCGGCGGCGAAGACTTCGACATGCGCCTGGTGAACTACCTGGCCGACGAGTTCCAGAAGGAGCAGGGCATCAACCTGCGCAACGACAAGCTCGCCCTGCAGCGCCTGAAAGAGGCCGCCGAGAAGGCCAAGATCGAGCTGTCCTCGACCACGCAGACCGAGATCAACCTGCCGTTCATCACGGCGGACCAGACCGGACCGAAGCATCTGACGATGAAGCTGACGCGCGCCAAGTTCGAGGCGCTGGTCGACGACCTCGTGCAGAAGACCATCGAGCCCTGCCGCAAGGCGCTGAAGGATGCCGGGCTCACGGCCGGCGAAATCGGCGAGGTGGTGCTGGTCGGCGGCATGACCCGCATGCCCAAGGTTCAGGAAGTGGTGAAGCAGTTGTTCGGCAAGGAGCCGCACAAGGGCGTCAATCCCGACGAGGTCGTGGCGATCGGCGCTGCGATCCAGGCCGGCGTTCTGCAGGGCGACGTCAAGGACGTGCTGCTGCTCGACGTCACGCCGCTGTCGCTCGGCATCGAGACGCTGGGCGGCGTGTTCACCCGCATCATCGACCGCAACACCACGATCCCGACCAAGAAGAGCCAGGTGTTCTCGACCGCCGAGGACAACCAGAACGCGGTCACCATCCGCGTCTTCCAGGGTGAGCGTGAAATGGCGGCCGACAACAAGATGCTCGGCCAGTTCGACCTGATGGGCATTCCGCCGGCACCGCGCGGCATGCCGCAGATCGAGGTGACTTTCGACATCGACGCCAACGGCATCGTCAACGTCTCCGCCAAGGACAAGGCGACCGGCAAGGAGCAGCAGATCCGCATCCAGGCGTCCGGCGGTCTGTCGGAAGCCGACATCGATAAGATGGTCAAGGAGGCCGAGGTCAACGCGGCCGCGGACAAGAAGCGCCGCGAAGCCGTCGACGCCAAGAACCATGCCGACGCGCTGGTGCATTCGACCGAGAAGGCGCTGGCCGAGCATGGCTCCAAGATCGCCGAAAGCGAGCGCCGCGCGATCGAGGACGCGGTCGGCGACCTCAAGGAAGCGCTGAAGGGCGACGACGCCGAGGCGATCAAGGCCAAGACCAACACGCTGGCGCAGGCTTCGATGAAGCTCGGCGAGGCCATGTACAAGCAGCAGGCCGAAAGCGATGCCGCCAAGGACGCTGCCAAGGATGATGTGGTCGACGCGGAATTCACCGAGGTCGACGACGACAAGAAGAAGTCTGCTTAA
- the pncA gene encoding bifunctional nicotinamidase/pyrazinamidase gives MWDRRRILAGLGVGAASGVSRRAWAATPIRPDEASALLVIDVQNCFLPGGSLAVKDGDQVVPVINKIARSFANVVLTQDWHTQAHVSFASSHPGKKPFETIDLPYGKQVLWPDHCVQGSEGAALSKDLSIPQAELIIRKGFHKDVDSYSAFTEADGKTTTGLAAYLKARQVKRVFVAGLATDFCVAWTALDARKADFETYVVEDACRGIDTQGSLAKAWTDMAKAGVKRIQSSDLAA, from the coding sequence ATGTGGGATCGAAGACGGATTCTGGCAGGTCTCGGCGTCGGCGCGGCGTCAGGCGTATCGCGGCGGGCGTGGGCGGCAACGCCGATCAGGCCGGACGAGGCGTCAGCGCTGCTGGTGATCGACGTGCAGAACTGCTTCCTGCCCGGCGGCAGCCTTGCAGTGAAGGACGGGGATCAGGTCGTTCCCGTCATCAACAAGATCGCCAGAAGCTTCGCCAATGTGGTGCTCACGCAGGATTGGCACACGCAAGCGCATGTCTCCTTCGCTTCCAGCCATCCCGGCAAGAAGCCGTTCGAGACCATCGATCTGCCCTACGGCAAGCAGGTGCTGTGGCCGGACCACTGTGTGCAGGGCTCGGAAGGCGCGGCTCTGTCGAAGGATCTCTCGATCCCGCAGGCGGAGCTGATCATCCGCAAGGGCTTTCACAAGGACGTCGACAGCTATTCGGCCTTCACCGAGGCCGACGGCAAGACCACGACGGGGCTCGCCGCCTATCTGAAGGCGCGCCAGGTGAAGCGGGTTTTCGTGGCCGGCCTCGCCACCGATTTCTGCGTCGCCTGGACCGCGCTCGATGCCCGCAAGGCGGACTTTGAAACCTATGTGGTGGAGGACGCCTGTCGCGGCATCGACACCCAGGGCTCGCTCGCCAAGGCCTGGACCGACATGGCCAAGGCCGGCGTCAAGCGCATCCAGTCGAGCGACCTCGCGGCCTGA
- a CDS encoding rRNA adenine N-6-methyltransferase family protein encodes MPLQSSVRASKKPLRLDDEVRFLRSWIEKPLHMGAVMPSGRLLARTMAQYVDVKATGPVVELGPGTGAITNALIDRGVDQKRLVLVEYNPSFCALLRDRYPQAKVVQGDAYRLRDTLWNVLDDPAAAVVSGLPLVTKPMLIRMKLIRDAFVALAPGAPFIQFTYSVAPPIPKSLPGVSTEASERIWMNLPPARVWVYRKD; translated from the coding sequence ATGCCATTGCAGTCGTCCGTGCGTGCGTCGAAAAAGCCTCTTCGTCTTGACGACGAGGTTCGTTTTCTCCGTTCGTGGATAGAGAAGCCGCTTCACATGGGCGCGGTCATGCCGTCGGGCCGGCTGCTCGCGCGCACCATGGCGCAATATGTCGACGTCAAGGCCACCGGGCCTGTCGTCGAGCTCGGGCCCGGCACCGGCGCGATCACCAATGCACTGATCGATCGCGGCGTCGATCAGAAGCGGCTGGTGCTGGTCGAATACAACCCCTCCTTTTGCGCGCTGCTGCGCGACCGCTATCCGCAAGCCAAGGTGGTACAGGGCGACGCCTATCGCCTGCGCGACACGTTGTGGAATGTGCTCGACGATCCGGCCGCCGCCGTCGTATCGGGCCTGCCGCTGGTGACCAAGCCGATGCTGATCCGGATGAAGCTGATCCGCGATGCCTTCGTGGCGCTCGCGCCCGGCGCGCCCTTCATCCAGTTCACCTATTCGGTGGCGCCGCCGATCCCGAAATCGCTGCCCGGCGTATCCACCGAGGCGTCCGAACGGATCTGGATGAACCTTCCGCCCGCCCGTGTCTGGGTGTATCGCAAGGATTGA
- the grpE gene encoding nucleotide exchange factor GrpE: MTDPDLQKNDPDNPAQANEPRVSKPYVMPDDPEPASVEALAKEAADARDRMLRTLAEMENLRKRTSREVADARTYGITGFARDVLDIADNLQRALDAVPAEAKAAADPGLKALIEGVELTERSLLNALEKHGVKKFDPMGEKFDPNFQQAMYEVPDPSVPAGTVVHVVQAGYMIGDRVLRPAMVGVAKGGAKAAPAVDTAN; this comes from the coding sequence ATGACCGATCCCGACCTGCAGAAGAATGATCCGGACAATCCGGCGCAGGCCAACGAGCCCAGGGTTTCCAAGCCCTATGTGATGCCTGACGATCCCGAGCCGGCGTCGGTCGAAGCGCTCGCCAAGGAAGCGGCCGACGCGCGCGACAGGATGCTGCGGACGCTGGCGGAGATGGAGAACCTGCGCAAGCGCACCAGCCGCGAGGTAGCCGATGCGCGGACCTACGGCATTACCGGTTTTGCGCGCGATGTGCTCGATATCGCCGACAATCTGCAGCGCGCGCTCGATGCGGTTCCCGCCGAGGCCAAGGCGGCCGCCGATCCCGGGCTGAAGGCGCTGATCGAAGGCGTCGAATTGACCGAGCGCTCGCTGCTCAATGCGCTCGAGAAACACGGCGTGAAGAAGTTCGATCCCATGGGCGAAAAGTTCGACCCGAACTTCCAGCAGGCCATGTACGAGGTTCCCGATCCGTCGGTCCCCGCGGGCACCGTGGTTCACGTCGTGCAGGCCGGCTACATGATCGGCGACCGGGTGCTCCGGCCGGCAATGGTCGGCGTCGCCAAGGGCGGCGCGAAAGCGGCGCCGGCGGTCGATACCGCAAACTGA
- the dnaJ gene encoding molecular chaperone DnaJ — protein MSTKRCYYETLEVERNADDSKLKAAFRKLAMKWHPDKNPGDATSEVRFKEINEAYEVLKDGEKRAAYDRFGHAAFEHGGMNGGGGAGFGAGFASSFSDIFEDLFGMASQRGRGGRERGADLRYNMEITLEEAYLGKTAQIEIPVSVTCESCSGIGAKAGTKPKTCSMCGGAGRIRQAQGFFTLERTCPGCQGRGQMIEDACPSCSGSGRVTRDRSLSVNIPQGVEDGTRIRLAGEGEAGVRGGPPGDLYIFLSLSTHAFFQRDGADLHCRVPISMVAAALGGEFEVPTIDRGKTKVKIPAGTQSGRRFRIASKGMPVLRSRQTGDMYVQVVVETPQNLTKKQQELLAEFEKLSNSATQPEAVGFFAKVKDFFGSRPN, from the coding sequence ATGTCCACCAAGCGCTGCTACTACGAAACCCTTGAAGTCGAACGCAACGCAGACGATTCAAAGCTCAAGGCGGCGTTCCGCAAGCTCGCGATGAAATGGCATCCGGACAAGAATCCGGGCGATGCCACGAGCGAAGTCCGTTTCAAGGAAATCAACGAGGCCTATGAGGTCCTGAAGGACGGCGAGAAGCGCGCCGCCTATGACCGCTTCGGCCACGCCGCCTTCGAACATGGCGGCATGAACGGCGGCGGCGGTGCCGGCTTCGGCGCCGGCTTCGCCTCTTCCTTTTCCGATATTTTCGAAGACCTGTTCGGCATGGCGAGCCAGCGCGGCCGCGGCGGCCGCGAGCGCGGCGCCGACCTGCGCTACAATATGGAGATCACGCTCGAAGAGGCGTATCTCGGCAAGACCGCGCAGATCGAAATCCCGGTTTCCGTCACCTGCGAATCCTGCTCAGGCATCGGCGCCAAGGCCGGCACCAAGCCGAAGACCTGCTCGATGTGCGGTGGCGCCGGACGCATCCGCCAGGCGCAGGGCTTCTTCACGCTGGAGCGCACCTGTCCCGGCTGCCAGGGCCGCGGCCAGATGATCGAGGACGCCTGCCCGTCCTGCTCAGGCTCGGGCCGGGTGACGCGCGATCGCTCGCTGTCGGTCAACATTCCGCAAGGCGTCGAGGACGGCACCCGCATTCGTCTCGCCGGCGAGGGCGAGGCTGGCGTCCGCGGTGGCCCGCCCGGCGACCTCTATATTTTCCTGTCGCTGTCGACGCATGCATTCTTCCAGCGCGACGGTGCCGACCTGCACTGCCGCGTGCCGATCTCGATGGTGGCGGCAGCGCTCGGCGGCGAATTCGAGGTGCCGACCATCGATCGTGGCAAGACCAAGGTCAAAATCCCCGCCGGCACGCAATCCGGCCGGCGTTTTCGCATTGCATCAAAAGGCATGCCGGTACTCCGCTCGCGCCAGACCGGCGACATGTATGTGCAGGTCGTGGTCGAGACCCCGCAGAATCTCACCAAGAAGCAACAGGAATTGCTGGCCGAGTTCGAAAAATTATCGAACAGCGCTACGCAGCCCGAGGCGGTGGGCTTCTTCGCCAAGGTCAAGGACTTCTTTGGCAGTCGTCCGAACTGA
- the rdgB gene encoding RdgB/HAM1 family non-canonical purine NTP pyrophosphatase: MHRKITGRLVIATHNPGKLAEMQELLAPHGVEAVSAGEVGLTEPEETGDSFRANAMIKAVAAANAARLPAFADDSGIVVEALDGAPGIFSARWAGPDKDFGAAMTRIERLLQERGASTPDKRRAHFVSALCVAWPDGHLEEVEARVDGTLVWPPRGTAGFGYDPMFMPDGFARTFGEMTSIEKHGLPPLGLGLSHRARAFVKLAEICLEPR, translated from the coding sequence ATGCACCGCAAAATCACAGGCAGGCTCGTCATCGCGACCCACAATCCCGGCAAGCTCGCCGAGATGCAGGAGCTGCTGGCGCCGCACGGGGTCGAAGCGGTCTCCGCCGGCGAGGTCGGCCTGACCGAGCCGGAGGAGACCGGCGACAGTTTCCGCGCCAATGCAATGATCAAGGCGGTGGCGGCGGCGAACGCGGCGCGGCTTCCCGCCTTTGCCGACGATTCGGGGATCGTGGTCGAGGCGCTCGATGGCGCGCCCGGCATCTTCTCGGCGCGCTGGGCCGGGCCGGACAAGGATTTTGGCGCCGCCATGACACGGATCGAGCGGCTGCTGCAGGAGCGCGGCGCCTCCACGCCGGACAAGCGCAGGGCGCATTTCGTGTCCGCGCTGTGCGTCGCCTGGCCCGACGGGCACCTCGAAGAGGTCGAGGCCCGCGTCGACGGAACGCTGGTGTGGCCGCCGCGCGGAACGGCCGGATTCGGCTACGATCCGATGTTCATGCCGGACGGTTTTGCGCGTACCTTCGGCGAGATGACCAGCATCGAGAAACACGGCCTGCCGCCGCTGGGGCTCGGCCTCTCGCACCGTGCCCGCGCTTTCGTCAAGCTTGCGGAGATCTGCCTTGAGCCGCGCTGA
- a CDS encoding NAD(P)H-dependent oxidoreductase — MSALKILVIPGSLRTGSHNAKLAAAAAYEFAQAGADVTRISLADFPLPIYDGDLQNKSGVPKNAVNLKRMMGSHHGVVIVTPEYNSSVPALVKNTVDWVSRVQDPHEVRGQVFRDTPFALAAASESRLGGTRALAALRLILTACRATVVANQLGLSFADQAYDDNDRLKHPADIDAMTAMVRQLIETAQHMM, encoded by the coding sequence ATGTCTGCACTGAAAATCCTGGTCATTCCCGGCTCGCTGCGCACCGGCTCGCACAATGCGAAGCTGGCTGCGGCTGCCGCCTATGAATTCGCGCAGGCCGGCGCCGACGTCACCCGGATCTCGCTCGCCGATTTTCCGCTGCCGATCTATGATGGCGACCTGCAAAACAAGTCCGGCGTTCCGAAGAACGCCGTCAACCTGAAGCGCATGATGGGCAGCCATCATGGCGTCGTGATCGTGACGCCGGAATATAATTCCTCGGTGCCGGCGCTGGTGAAGAACACCGTCGATTGGGTCAGCCGGGTCCAGGATCCGCATGAAGTGCGTGGACAGGTGTTCCGCGACACGCCGTTCGCGCTTGCCGCTGCTTCCGAAAGCCGGCTCGGCGGCACGCGGGCGCTCGCCGCGCTGCGGCTGATCCTGACCGCCTGCCGCGCGACCGTCGTCGCCAACCAGCTTGGCCTGTCCTTTGCCGACCAGGCTTATGACGATAACGACCGGCTGAAACATCCGGCCGACATCGATGCGATGACGGCCATGGTGCGGCAGCTCATCGAAACCGCCCAGCACATGATGTGA
- the hrcA gene encoding heat-inducible transcriptional repressor HrcA: protein MAQHDPIGLITPRAGLAQLNERSRDIFRQIVESYLATGEPVGSRNISRLITVPLSPASVRNVMADLEQLGLIYAPHTSAGRLPTELGLRFFVDALMQLGDLSEAERQSIEGQLASVGRAQSVEAALDEALTRLSGLTRAAAVVLTAKSNARLKHIEFVRLEPARALAVLVAEDGQVENRVLALPPGVPSSALTEATNFLNARIRGRTLAEARLELETALAQDRAELDQLTQKVIAAGVAGWSGGESEDRQLIVRGHANLLEDLHALDDLERIKSLFDDLETKRGVVDLLGRAEHADGVRIFIGSENKLFSLSGSSTIVAPYSDGAGRIVGVLGVIGPTRLNYARVIPTVDYAARIVSRLLGG from the coding sequence GTGGCCCAACACGATCCGATTGGTCTGATCACACCGCGCGCTGGGCTCGCCCAGCTCAATGAGCGGTCGCGCGACATTTTTCGTCAAATCGTCGAAAGCTACCTCGCGACCGGCGAACCGGTCGGCTCGCGCAATATTTCACGCCTGATCACCGTGCCGCTGTCGCCGGCCTCGGTGCGCAACGTGATGGCCGACCTCGAGCAGCTCGGCCTGATCTATGCGCCGCACACCTCGGCCGGCCGGCTGCCGACCGAGCTCGGCTTGCGTTTCTTCGTCGATGCCCTGATGCAGCTCGGCGATCTCAGCGAAGCCGAGCGGCAGTCGATCGAGGGGCAATTGGCCTCCGTCGGCCGGGCGCAATCGGTGGAGGCGGCGCTCGACGAGGCGCTGACCCGGCTGTCCGGCCTGACCCGGGCCGCCGCCGTGGTGCTGACCGCGAAATCGAATGCAAGGCTCAAGCACATCGAGTTCGTGCGGCTGGAACCTGCGCGTGCGCTGGCGGTCTTGGTGGCCGAAGACGGCCAGGTCGAAAACCGGGTGCTGGCGCTGCCGCCCGGCGTTCCCTCCTCGGCCCTGACGGAAGCGACCAATTTCCTCAATGCGCGGATTCGCGGACGCACGCTGGCAGAGGCGCGGCTGGAGCTTGAAACCGCGCTGGCGCAGGACCGCGCCGAGCTCGACCAACTGACGCAAAAGGTGATCGCGGCCGGCGTTGCAGGCTGGTCCGGCGGCGAGAGCGAGGACCGCCAGTTGATCGTGCGCGGCCACGCCAACCTCCTGGAGGATCTGCACGCACTTGACGATCTCGAGCGGATCAAATCGCTGTTCGACGATCTCGAGACCAAGCGCGGCGTGGTCGACCTTCTGGGGCGCGCCGAACATGCCGATGGCGTGCGGATCTTCATCGGGTCGGAGAACAAGCTGTTCTCGCTGTCGGGATCTTCCACCATCGTGGCGCCCTATAGCGACGGCGCCGGCCGCATCGTCGGCGTGCTCGGCGTGATCGGGCCCACGCGTCTCAATTATGCCAGGGTGATCCCGACCGTGGACTATGCTGCGCGCATCGTCAGCCGGCTGCTCGGCGGCTGA